A genomic segment from Nicotiana tabacum cultivar K326 chromosome 9, ASM71507v2, whole genome shotgun sequence encodes:
- the LOC142164068 gene encoding uncharacterized protein LOC142164068: protein MGALSKKLVQQVLGGIVRNSNGDLLMAFSVNVQSNSNNMTEALPAEFGVKWCSHHELTNFVLELDALIIANMLTKKEANNLKIMQIMDSTINSINDANVCVQHCLREANQVAECLAKLATTSNQAKFFQNFQQLPSIIKSVFLLDKW, encoded by the coding sequence ATGGGAGCTTTATCAAAGAAACTGGTGCAGCAGGTATTGGGGGGTATTGTGAGAAACAGTAATGGTGACTTACTCATGGCTTTCTCAGTCAATGTACAGAGTAATAGCAACAATATGACTGAAGCTCTTCCAGCTGAGTTTGGAGTGAAATGGTGTAGCCACCATGAGCTCACTAATTTTGTTCTTGAACTTGACGCTCTGATCATTGCAAATATGTTGACAAAGAAAGAGGCCAACAATCTCAAGATTATGCAGATTATGGACAGCACCATCAACTCCATAAATGATGCTAATGTCTGCGTGCAACACTGTCTTAGGGAGGCTAACCAAGTAGCTGAATGCCTGGCTAAACTCGCAACTACTTCCAATCAGGCCAAGTTTTTCCAGAACTTCCAACAACTCCCAAGTATAATTAAAAGTGTATTCCTTCTTGATAAATGGTAG